In Serratia marcescens subsp. marcescens ATCC 13880, a single genomic region encodes these proteins:
- a CDS encoding PLP-dependent aminotransferase family protein produces the protein MTRYATLAAILSQRIQQGLYPAGHRLPSVRALSQEHGVSISTVQQAYRLLEEQRLVEARPKSGYFVHTRRAQAELPAMTAPVQRPVDISQWEQVLELVRSRPREGLIQLGRGMPDIAEPTMKPLIVALRNAARHGDLRSLYYDSIQGVAALREQVARLLLDSGCQIGPDQLLITTGCQEAISAGLRAVCQPGDIVAVDSPCFHGTMQTLKGLGIKALEIPTDPLTGVSLAALEMALEQWPVKAILLTPNCNNPLGYIMPDAHKQRLLTLAQRHDAAIIEDDVYGDIAYHYPRPRTIKSFDDDGRVLLCSSFSKTLAPGLRVGWIAPGRYLERVLHMKFIGSGATATQPQLAIAEFIRGGHYLQHLRRMRARYQQNRDRMTDLILKYFPAGTRVSRPRGGFMLWIELDEAFDTLRLNRHLEQQGVQIAVGSIFSAAGKYRNCLRINYAPTLTTEIEQAVQRVGATIQALMPADSLAQSD, from the coding sequence ATGACACGCTACGCCACGCTGGCCGCCATTCTCAGCCAACGCATTCAGCAAGGGTTGTATCCGGCCGGCCATCGCCTGCCTTCGGTGCGCGCGTTGAGCCAGGAGCACGGCGTCAGCATCAGCACGGTGCAGCAAGCCTACCGGTTGCTCGAGGAACAGCGCCTGGTGGAAGCGCGGCCGAAGTCGGGCTACTTCGTGCATACGCGGCGCGCGCAGGCCGAGCTGCCCGCCATGACGGCGCCGGTGCAGCGGCCGGTGGACATTTCGCAATGGGAGCAGGTGCTGGAACTGGTGCGCAGCCGGCCGCGCGAAGGCCTGATCCAGCTGGGGCGCGGCATGCCGGATATCGCCGAACCGACGATGAAACCGCTGATCGTCGCCCTGCGCAACGCCGCCCGCCACGGCGACCTGCGCAGCCTGTATTACGACAGCATTCAGGGCGTGGCCGCACTGCGCGAACAGGTGGCCCGTCTGCTGCTGGACTCCGGCTGCCAAATCGGCCCCGATCAGTTGCTGATCACCACCGGCTGTCAGGAAGCAATCTCCGCCGGGCTGCGCGCCGTTTGCCAACCCGGCGACATCGTGGCGGTCGATTCGCCCTGCTTCCACGGCACCATGCAGACGCTGAAGGGTCTGGGCATCAAGGCGCTGGAAATCCCCACCGATCCGCTCACCGGCGTCAGCCTGGCGGCGCTGGAGATGGCGCTGGAACAGTGGCCGGTCAAGGCCATCCTGCTGACGCCCAACTGCAATAATCCGCTGGGCTACATCATGCCCGACGCCCACAAACAGCGGCTGCTGACGCTGGCGCAGCGCCACGACGCGGCGATCATCGAAGACGATGTCTACGGCGACATCGCCTATCACTACCCGCGGCCGCGCACCATCAAGTCATTCGACGACGACGGCCGCGTGCTGCTGTGCAGTTCGTTTTCCAAAACGCTGGCGCCGGGGCTGCGCGTGGGCTGGATCGCGCCCGGCCGCTACCTGGAACGGGTGCTGCACATGAAGTTCATCGGCTCCGGCGCCACCGCCACCCAGCCGCAGCTGGCGATCGCCGAATTCATCCGCGGGGGGCACTATCTGCAGCACCTGCGGCGCATGCGCGCCCGCTACCAGCAGAACCGCGACCGCATGACCGATCTGATCCTGAAATACTTCCCGGCCGGCACCCGCGTCAGCCGGCCGCGCGGCGGTTTTATGCTGTGGATCGAACTGGACGAAGCGTTCGACACCCTGCGGCTGAACCGCCATCTTGAACAGCAAGGCGTACAAATCGCCGTCGGCAGCATTTTTTCCGCCGCCGGCAAGTATCGCAACTGCCTGCGCATCAACTATGCGCCGACGCTGACGACGGAGATCGAACAGGCTGTACAGCGGGTCGGCGCCACCATCCAGGCGCTGATGCCGGCCGACAGTTTGGCGCAATCAGATTAA
- a CDS encoding OsmC family protein gives MKGEHHYQVAVTWQGNLGAGTEDYRAYGRDHLIGAAGKADIAGSADPAFRGDATRWNPEDLLVASLSACHKLWYLHLCATSGISVLAYQDDAVGVMREDAARGGFFTSVTLRPQVTVRDGDDLQLAQQLHEKAHHLCFIANSVNFPVACEPHAAYATR, from the coding sequence ATGAAAGGCGAGCATCATTATCAGGTGGCGGTCACCTGGCAGGGGAATCTGGGGGCAGGCACGGAAGATTACCGCGCCTATGGGCGCGATCACCTGATCGGCGCCGCGGGCAAGGCAGATATCGCCGGCTCAGCCGATCCGGCCTTCCGCGGTGACGCGACGCGCTGGAATCCGGAAGATTTGCTGGTGGCATCGCTCAGCGCCTGTCACAAATTATGGTATCTGCATCTGTGCGCCACCTCGGGGATTTCGGTGCTGGCCTATCAGGACGATGCCGTGGGGGTGATGCGCGAAGACGCCGCGCGCGGCGGCTTTTTTACCTCGGTGACGCTGCGGCCGCAGGTCACAGTGCGCGATGGTGACGATCTGCAGTTGGCGCAACAGCTTCACGAGAAGGCGCATCACCTGTGCTTTATCGCCAACTCGGTGAATTTCCCGGTGGCGTGTGAGCCGCATGCCGCGTACGCAACCCGCTGA
- a CDS encoding DUF1127 domain-containing protein, translating into MALFTGAPRRRSFGGSRWRLYLQRYRTRKELLLLDDARLIDIGLSRAEALREGCKPFWKE; encoded by the coding sequence ATGGCTCTGTTTACTGGCGCGCCGCGGCGGCGCTCATTCGGCGGGTCACGCTGGCGTCTGTATCTGCAACGCTACAGGACGCGAAAAGAATTATTATTGCTGGACGATGCGCGGCTGATCGATATTGGTTTGTCGCGTGCAGAAGCGCTGCGTGAAGGATGTAAACCTTTCTGGAAAGAATAG
- a CDS encoding epimerase, with protein sequence MKVIIFGASGMVGQGALRECLRDPRVSEVLSIGRRPLAQSHAKLRQLSLPDLRDLSALAPQLAGYDACFFCLGISSSGLSEAEYRAVTYDLTLAAARPLATLNPSMVFVYVSGLGTDSSERGRSMWARVKGATENALLALPFHAVMFRPGAIVPLHGIRSKTRLYDLAYRLFKPLWRGALRLFPARVSSTERIGRAMLAVARRESALRIVEPAQINRLATL encoded by the coding sequence ATGAAAGTGATTATTTTCGGCGCCAGCGGCATGGTGGGTCAGGGCGCGCTGCGAGAATGCCTGCGCGATCCGCGGGTCAGCGAAGTGCTCAGCATCGGCCGTCGCCCGCTGGCGCAAAGCCACGCCAAACTGCGCCAGCTCTCCCTGCCCGATCTGCGTGATCTGTCGGCGCTGGCGCCGCAGCTCGCAGGCTACGACGCCTGTTTCTTCTGCCTGGGGATTTCGTCCTCCGGCCTGAGTGAAGCTGAATATCGCGCGGTGACTTACGATCTGACGCTGGCCGCCGCCCGCCCGCTGGCAACGCTGAATCCGTCGATGGTCTTCGTCTACGTCTCCGGCCTCGGCACCGACAGCAGCGAACGCGGCCGCAGCATGTGGGCCAGGGTCAAGGGCGCCACCGAAAACGCGCTGCTGGCGCTGCCGTTCCACGCGGTGATGTTCCGTCCCGGCGCCATTGTGCCGCTGCACGGCATTCGCTCCAAAACCCGCCTCTACGATCTGGCCTATCGGCTGTTCAAGCCGCTGTGGCGCGGCGCATTGCGGCTGTTTCCCGCCCGGGTAAGCAGCACCGAACGAATCGGGCGGGCGATGCTCGCGGTGGCGCGACGGGAAAGCGCGCTGCGCATCGTCGAACCGGCGCAGATCAACCGGCTGGCGACGCTGTGA
- a CDS encoding Gfo/Idh/MocA family protein, with protein MKQVRVGLIGTGYIGRCHAIAYAQAATVFPLKGELVLEMLAEVTPELAAQRAAEFGFARSTGDWRQLVADPAIDVVDICAPNFLHKEMALAAIRHGKHVYSEKPLALDAADAAEMVQAARAKGVKTLVGFNYMKNPTSQLAREIIANGEIGEVVHFYGTHNEDYLADPRTPIDWHCRRASAGLGALGDLAAHIVNMAHYLVGDIVAVSGDMQTVIKQRPDPQDPTRLHPVENEDQASALLRFAGGAMGTIETSRIACGRKMGLTYVVTGTKGTLSYTQERMAELKLYRHDEPAERQGFKTLLVGPKHPDYAAFCISAGHGIGFNDQKTVEIRDLVNGIAAGDRMWPDFEEGWKVSCVLDAIAASAEQRRWLEINRD; from the coding sequence ATGAAACAGGTACGCGTTGGGTTAATCGGCACCGGTTATATCGGGCGTTGTCACGCTATCGCCTATGCGCAGGCCGCCACGGTCTTTCCTCTGAAAGGGGAACTGGTGCTGGAGATGCTGGCGGAGGTGACGCCCGAGCTGGCGGCGCAGCGCGCGGCCGAATTCGGCTTTGCGCGTTCGACCGGCGACTGGCGGCAGTTGGTGGCCGATCCGGCGATCGATGTGGTGGACATCTGCGCCCCCAACTTCTTGCACAAAGAGATGGCGCTGGCGGCGATCCGTCACGGCAAGCACGTGTATTCGGAAAAGCCGCTGGCGCTGGACGCCGCCGATGCGGCGGAGATGGTGCAGGCCGCGCGCGCCAAGGGGGTGAAAACGCTGGTCGGTTTTAACTACATGAAAAACCCCACCAGCCAACTGGCGCGCGAAATTATCGCCAACGGCGAAATCGGCGAGGTGGTGCATTTTTACGGCACCCACAATGAGGATTATCTGGCCGATCCGCGCACGCCGATCGACTGGCACTGCCGCCGCGCCAGCGCCGGGTTAGGCGCGCTGGGGGATCTGGCGGCGCACATCGTCAATATGGCGCACTACCTGGTGGGCGATATTGTGGCGGTTTCCGGCGATATGCAGACCGTGATCAAACAGCGCCCGGATCCGCAGGACCCGACGCGGCTGCACCCGGTGGAAAACGAAGATCAGGCCAGCGCGCTGCTGCGTTTCGCCGGCGGGGCGATGGGCACTATCGAAACCTCGCGCATCGCCTGCGGGCGCAAGATGGGGTTGACCTATGTGGTCACCGGCACCAAAGGCACGCTGAGCTATACCCAGGAGCGGATGGCGGAGCTGAAACTGTATCGGCACGATGAACCGGCGGAGCGGCAGGGGTTCAAGACGCTGCTGGTGGGGCCAAAGCACCCGGACTACGCGGCGTTTTGCATCAGCGCCGGGCACGGCATCGGCTTTAACGATCAGAAGACGGTGGAGATCCGCGATCTGGTCAATGGCATCGCCGCGGGCGATCGCATGTGGCCGGACTTTGAAGAAGGCTGGAAAGTGTCTTGCGTGCTGGATGCGATAGCCGCCTCCGCCGAACAGCGGCGCTGGCTGGAGATCAACCGCGATTGA
- a CDS encoding AraC family transcriptional regulator yields the protein MSSDQIPVSSALAVRLAALGVDLERVGQLAGLPAGLLSERRIKVRLTTHQFFAVWRALAQLSDDPAFGLRLGGDVAPEHYDIASVAALHSATMGEALRKVARYKRLVCPEELMLEEDGDSIRLHTRWTMIEDHTPELLIDTMFASITALCRRGTGLPLQPKALEVTRRHDPHSPLLRHFGCPVRFDAPQDVLVFDRALMRQPLITYDQDMLAQLLPELEAELAEVRAEQNLPMQVMAILGRSMRGQRPSVNSVAAELYLSPRTLQRRLQQHGYSYQQLLDKTRHRTACRLLAETDLEPGEIAFVLGFEELNSFSRAFIQWEALTPSRWRTQRAAGQWENRA from the coding sequence ATGAGCAGCGATCAAATTCCGGTTTCCAGCGCGCTGGCTGTGCGCCTCGCGGCGCTAGGTGTCGATCTCGAACGGGTCGGTCAGTTGGCCGGCTTGCCCGCCGGGCTGCTCAGCGAGCGGCGCATAAAAGTGCGGCTGACCACCCACCAGTTCTTCGCCGTCTGGCGCGCCCTCGCCCAACTGAGCGACGATCCCGCCTTTGGTCTGCGGCTGGGCGGCGACGTCGCGCCGGAGCATTACGATATCGCGTCAGTCGCCGCACTGCACTCCGCCACGATGGGCGAAGCGCTGCGCAAAGTCGCGCGCTACAAACGGTTGGTGTGCCCGGAAGAACTGATGCTGGAGGAAGACGGCGACAGTATACGGCTGCATACGCGCTGGACGATGATCGAAGACCATACGCCGGAATTATTGATCGATACAATGTTCGCTTCTATCACCGCCCTGTGCCGCCGTGGCACCGGCTTGCCGCTGCAGCCCAAGGCGCTTGAGGTGACACGCCGTCACGATCCCCACTCGCCGCTGTTGCGCCACTTCGGCTGCCCGGTGCGATTCGATGCGCCGCAGGACGTGCTGGTGTTCGATCGCGCGCTGATGCGGCAGCCGCTCATCACTTATGATCAGGACATGTTGGCGCAGTTGCTGCCGGAGCTGGAGGCCGAGTTGGCCGAGGTGCGCGCCGAGCAAAACTTACCGATGCAGGTGATGGCGATCCTCGGCCGCAGCATGCGCGGCCAGCGCCCCAGCGTCAACAGCGTGGCCGCTGAACTCTATCTCAGCCCGCGCACGCTGCAGCGCCGCTTGCAACAGCACGGCTACAGCTACCAGCAATTGTTGGACAAAACCCGGCACCGCACCGCCTGCCGATTGTTGGCGGAAACCGACCTTGAACCGGGCGAAATCGCCTTTGTGCTGGGATTCGAAGAGCTGAATTCGTTCAGCCGCGCCTTTATTCAGTGGGAAGCGCTGACGCCCAGCCGCTGGCGCACGCAGCGCGCCGCCGGCCAGTGGGAGAACAGAGCATGA
- a CDS encoding cell envelope integrity TolA C-terminal domain-containing protein yields the protein MKKTLSLLALLLLSGCGAGAGHQTGTPLPQAPALAATQLSYPERVHNAVSRELRSPERARGQRCTISIRLRPDGKLASSKIVRGDAPLCAAASAAVQRAQFPPMTNATEYALFNAVVLDFVP from the coding sequence ATGAAAAAGACACTAAGCCTGTTGGCGTTGTTGCTGCTGAGCGGCTGCGGCGCCGGGGCCGGCCATCAGACCGGCACCCCGTTGCCGCAGGCCCCGGCACTGGCCGCAACGCAGCTCAGTTACCCGGAGCGGGTGCATAACGCGGTGAGCCGCGAGCTGCGCTCGCCGGAGCGCGCGCGCGGCCAACGCTGCACCATCAGCATACGGCTGCGGCCGGACGGCAAGCTGGCGAGCAGCAAGATCGTGAGGGGCGATGCGCCCCTGTGCGCGGCGGCGAGCGCTGCGGTGCAGCGCGCGCAGTTTCCGCCGATGACCAACGCCACCGAGTACGCGCTGTTCAACGCCGTGGTGCTCGATTTCGTTCCCTAA
- a CDS encoding hydrolase, with protein MSKFQLLDKDNSALIFIDHQPQMAFGVANIDRQQLKNNVVGLAKAGKIFNVPTLFTSVETESFSGYIWPELLAVHPEITPIERTSMNSWEDAAFVKAVEATGRKKLVISALWTEVCLTFPALMALEAGYEVYVVTDTSGGTSVDAHERSIDRMVQAGAVPVTWQQVLLEYQRDWARKDTYDAVMALVREHSGAYGMGVDYAYTMVHHAPARTVK; from the coding sequence ATGTCCAAGTTTCAACTGCTTGATAAAGACAATTCCGCACTGATTTTTATCGACCATCAACCGCAAATGGCCTTCGGCGTGGCTAATATTGATCGTCAGCAACTGAAAAACAACGTTGTTGGTTTGGCGAAGGCAGGCAAGATTTTCAACGTTCCCACCCTTTTCACCTCGGTCGAAACCGAAAGCTTCAGCGGCTATATCTGGCCGGAACTGCTGGCGGTGCACCCTGAAATCACCCCGATTGAACGCACCTCGATGAACTCCTGGGAAGACGCGGCCTTCGTCAAAGCCGTGGAAGCCACCGGCCGCAAAAAGCTGGTGATCTCCGCGCTGTGGACCGAAGTCTGCCTGACCTTCCCGGCGCTGATGGCGCTGGAAGCCGGCTATGAAGTGTATGTGGTGACCGACACCTCCGGCGGCACCTCCGTCGATGCGCACGAACGTTCGATCGACCGCATGGTGCAAGCCGGCGCCGTACCGGTGACCTGGCAGCAGGTGCTGCTGGAGTACCAACGCGACTGGGCGCGCAAAGACACCTACGACGCGGTGATGGCGCTGGTGCGCGAACACAGCGGCGCGTACGGCATGGGCGTCGACTACGCTTACACCATGGTGCACCACGCACCGGCCCGCACGGTGAAATAA
- a CDS encoding amidohydrolase, producing the protein MNHHASLIITNGKFHTVDRQNPTAQAVAIRDGKFLAVGSESEVMQHAGPETQVIDLHGHTAIPGLNDSHLHLIRGGLNYNLELRWEGVPSLADALRMLKEQALRTPSPQWVRVVGGWTEFQFAERRMPTLDEINQAAPDTPVFILHLYDRALLNRAALKVVGYTKDTPNPPGGEIQRDANGNPTGMLIAKPNAMILYATLAKGPKLPLEQQVNSTRQFMRELNRLGLTSAIDAGGGFQNYPEDYQVIAELHEKKQLTIRIAYNLFTQRPKQELEDFELWTDMLKPGQGTDFYRHNGAGEMLVFSAADFEDFLQPRPDLPPGTEDELERVVRHLVEHRWPFRLHATYDESISRMLDVFEKVNRDIPFNGLHWLFDHAETITERNIERVKALGGGIAVQHRMAFQGEYFADRYGIEATKHTPPVAKMLAAELPVGLGTDATRVASYNPWTALYWLVSGRTVGGMAMYDDSARLDRETALMLWTQGSAWFSTEQGKKGQIKVGQLADLAVLSQDYFSVPEEQIKGIESVMTVVDGKVVYAAGSFSPLAPPPLPVLPDWSPVTQVPGHYRSAPPSAAARVGVVSQAHQCCGPCGVHAHQHDIARRSSIPVSDENAFWGAFGCSCFSF; encoded by the coding sequence ATGAACCACCACGCTTCATTGATCATCACCAACGGCAAGTTTCACACCGTCGATCGCCAAAATCCTACCGCACAGGCGGTCGCCATCCGCGACGGCAAGTTTCTGGCGGTCGGCAGCGAAAGCGAAGTCATGCAGCACGCCGGGCCGGAGACCCAGGTGATCGATCTGCACGGCCACACCGCCATTCCGGGCCTGAACGACTCGCACCTGCACCTGATCCGCGGCGGCCTGAACTATAACCTGGAGCTGCGCTGGGAAGGCGTGCCCTCGCTGGCCGACGCGCTGCGCATGTTGAAAGAACAGGCGCTGCGCACGCCGAGCCCGCAATGGGTGCGGGTGGTCGGCGGCTGGACCGAGTTCCAGTTTGCCGAACGCCGCATGCCGACGCTGGACGAAATCAACCAGGCGGCGCCGGACACGCCGGTGTTTATTCTGCATCTCTACGATCGCGCGCTGCTCAACCGCGCAGCGCTGAAGGTGGTCGGCTACACCAAAGACACGCCGAACCCGCCGGGCGGCGAGATCCAGCGCGACGCCAACGGCAACCCGACCGGCATGCTGATCGCCAAACCCAACGCCATGATCCTGTACGCCACGCTGGCGAAAGGGCCGAAGCTGCCGCTGGAACAGCAGGTCAACTCCACCCGCCAGTTCATGCGTGAGCTGAACCGCCTCGGCCTCACCAGCGCCATCGACGCCGGCGGCGGTTTCCAGAACTACCCGGAGGATTATCAGGTGATTGCCGAGCTGCACGAGAAAAAGCAGCTGACCATCCGCATCGCCTATAACCTGTTCACCCAGCGGCCTAAACAGGAGCTGGAAGACTTCGAGCTGTGGACCGACATGCTCAAGCCGGGCCAGGGCACCGACTTCTATCGCCACAACGGCGCCGGCGAGATGCTGGTGTTTTCCGCCGCCGACTTCGAAGACTTCCTGCAGCCGCGCCCGGATCTGCCGCCGGGCACCGAAGACGAACTGGAGCGGGTGGTGCGCCATCTGGTGGAGCACCGCTGGCCGTTCCGGCTGCACGCCACCTATGACGAATCCATCAGCCGCATGCTGGACGTGTTCGAGAAGGTGAACCGCGATATTCCGTTCAACGGCCTGCACTGGCTGTTCGACCACGCCGAAACCATTACCGAGCGCAATATCGAGCGCGTCAAGGCGCTGGGCGGCGGCATTGCGGTCCAGCACCGCATGGCGTTCCAGGGTGAGTATTTCGCCGACCGCTACGGCATCGAAGCCACCAAACATACGCCGCCGGTGGCGAAAATGCTGGCGGCCGAGCTGCCGGTCGGGCTGGGCACCGACGCCACCCGCGTCGCCAGCTACAACCCGTGGACGGCGCTGTACTGGCTGGTCTCCGGCCGCACCGTCGGCGGCATGGCGATGTACGACGACAGCGCCCGGCTGGATCGCGAAACGGCGCTGATGCTGTGGACGCAAGGCAGCGCCTGGTTCTCCACCGAGCAGGGCAAAAAAGGCCAGATCAAGGTCGGCCAACTGGCGGATTTGGCGGTGCTGTCGCAGGACTATTTCAGCGTGCCGGAAGAGCAGATCAAAGGCATCGAGTCGGTGATGACGGTGGTGGACGGCAAAGTGGTCTACGCCGCCGGCAGCTTCTCGCCGCTGGCACCACCGCCGCTGCCGGTGCTGCCGGACTGGTCGCCGGTCACCCAGGTGCCGGGCCATTACCGCTCCGCGCCGCCGTCGGCGGCGGCCCGCGTCGGGGTCGTGAGCCAGGCGCATCAATGCTGCGGCCCGTGCGGCGTGCACGCGCACCAGCATGACATCGCGCGCCGTTCCAGCATCCCGGTGTCGGATGAGAATGCCTTCTGGGGCGCGTTCGGCTGTTCGTGCTTCTCGTTCTAA
- a CDS encoding antibiotic biosynthesis monooxygenase, translated as MAHPQHVTLVITHRLAPGNEQAYEAWLNRIMPDAAGFTGHLGVNVIRPSDSEQAYTVLVRFDNLDNLYRWLNSPLRKQYIEEVTPLLLENDHIEIRPGAEFWFTPPNPGVRQPPQWKQFIITLLVIFPSTNLVPWFWGLALPQLDGTLLGHFLNDATVVALVVYLWMPIVTRVFHQWLTRR; from the coding sequence ATGGCCCATCCGCAGCATGTCACGCTGGTGATCACCCACCGTTTGGCGCCGGGGAACGAGCAGGCCTATGAGGCCTGGCTGAACCGCATCATGCCGGACGCCGCGGGCTTCACCGGCCATCTGGGCGTCAACGTCATCCGCCCATCCGACAGCGAACAGGCCTATACGGTGCTGGTCCGCTTCGACAATCTCGACAATCTCTACCGCTGGCTCAACTCGCCGCTGCGCAAGCAATACATCGAAGAAGTCACTCCGCTGTTGCTGGAGAACGACCATATCGAGATCCGCCCCGGCGCGGAGTTCTGGTTTACCCCGCCCAACCCCGGCGTGCGCCAGCCGCCCCAGTGGAAGCAGTTCATCATCACCCTGCTGGTGATCTTCCCTTCCACCAATCTGGTGCCCTGGTTTTGGGGGCTGGCGCTGCCGCAGCTGGACGGCACGCTGCTCGGCCATTTTCTCAATGACGCCACCGTGGTCGCCCTGGTGGTGTACCTGTGGATGCCTATCGTGACTCGCGTTTTTCATCAATGGCTGACCCGCCGCTAG
- a CDS encoding LysR substrate-binding domain-containing protein, which translates to MRLNLEALLILDALDRHGSFAAAAAALFKTPSALSYMVQKLENDLDITLLDRSGHRAKFTDTGKLMLEKGRVLLRAAQDLEQQARYVENGWESEITLGIDASFPFARLLPLIDEFYRQHHHTRLRFSHEVLAGSWESLVYGCADIIIGAICEPPSRVGYAFSRLGQLDYVFAVAPQHPLAALPEPLPKDEIRQHRAVVVRDTSRVNAPQSLNLLEEQDTLTVFGFDAKLQAQLAGLGCGYLPRSLAEPYLNSGELVAKRVESERCSDIAYFGWRESASGLAAKWWRERLQRYADDGEAYPAAQ; encoded by the coding sequence ATGAGATTAAACCTGGAAGCGCTGCTGATTTTGGACGCGCTGGACCGGCACGGATCTTTCGCCGCCGCGGCCGCCGCACTGTTTAAAACCCCTTCGGCACTGAGCTATATGGTGCAAAAGCTGGAGAACGATCTCGACATTACCCTGCTGGATCGCTCCGGCCATCGGGCGAAGTTCACCGATACCGGCAAGCTGATGCTGGAAAAAGGGCGGGTGCTGCTGCGCGCGGCGCAGGATCTGGAACAGCAGGCGCGCTATGTGGAGAACGGCTGGGAAAGCGAGATTACGCTTGGGATCGACGCCTCCTTCCCGTTTGCCCGCCTGTTGCCGCTGATCGACGAGTTTTATCGGCAGCATCACCATACCCGGCTGCGTTTCAGCCACGAGGTGCTGGCCGGTTCCTGGGAGTCGCTGGTTTACGGTTGCGCCGACATTATCATCGGCGCCATCTGCGAGCCGCCGTCACGGGTAGGCTATGCGTTCAGCAGGCTGGGGCAGCTGGATTACGTGTTCGCCGTCGCGCCGCAGCATCCGCTGGCGGCATTGCCGGAACCGCTGCCGAAGGACGAAATCCGTCAGCACCGTGCGGTGGTGGTGCGCGACACTTCGCGCGTCAACGCGCCGCAGAGCCTGAATCTGCTGGAAGAGCAGGACACGCTGACGGTCTTCGGTTTCGACGCCAAACTGCAGGCGCAGCTGGCCGGGCTGGGCTGCGGCTATCTGCCGCGTTCTTTAGCGGAACCTTACCTGAACAGCGGCGAACTGGTGGCGAAACGCGTCGAATCGGAACGGTGCAGCGACATCGCCTATTTCGGCTGGCGGGAAAGCGCCAGCGGCCTGGCGGCCAAATGGTGGCGCGAGCGGCTGCAGCGCTATGCGGACGACGGCGAGGCCTACCCGGCGGCGCAGTGA
- a CDS encoding glutathione S-transferase family protein produces MLRVLGKASSINVRKVLWTCQELGLTLEREDWGSGFRSTQEPAFLALNPNGLVPVLIDGERVLWESNTICRYLAGREGRRDLLPQEPGARAAVEMWMDWQATDLNGAWRYVFMSRVRGHADYQDAASLAAAEREWNRLMGLLDAHLAQHGPYAAGAAFTLADVVLGLSLNRWLMTPFERPNYAALAAYQQRLLQRPGYVQHGANGLP; encoded by the coding sequence ATGCTGAGAGTCTTGGGCAAGGCTTCATCAATCAACGTGCGCAAAGTGTTATGGACCTGTCAGGAGCTGGGGCTGACGCTGGAACGGGAAGACTGGGGCAGCGGCTTTCGCTCCACGCAGGAGCCGGCGTTTCTGGCGTTGAATCCCAACGGCCTGGTGCCGGTGCTGATCGACGGCGAGCGGGTGCTGTGGGAGTCGAACACCATTTGCCGCTATCTGGCGGGGCGGGAAGGGCGCCGCGATCTGCTGCCGCAGGAACCCGGCGCGCGCGCGGCGGTGGAGATGTGGATGGACTGGCAGGCCACCGATCTGAACGGCGCCTGGCGCTACGTGTTCATGTCGCGGGTGCGTGGGCATGCGGATTATCAGGATGCCGCCAGCCTGGCCGCCGCCGAGCGCGAATGGAATCGGCTGATGGGCCTGTTGGACGCACATCTGGCGCAGCACGGCCCTTATGCCGCCGGCGCCGCCTTCACGCTGGCGGACGTGGTGCTGGGGCTGTCGCTGAACCGCTGGCTGATGACGCCGTTCGAGCGGCCGAATTATGCGGCGCTGGCGGCCTATCAGCAGCGCCTGCTGCAACGCCCTGGCTATGTGCAGCACGGCGCCAACGGTTTACCGTGA